A genomic segment from Nodularia sphaerocarpa UHCC 0038 encodes:
- a CDS encoding phosphodiester glycosidase family protein, translated as MSYRRRRKNHSAVAKKANQKLFRSLAPTIIAIILCLSATWATSAQEAQINTQPPGLILQSPTSPAAALASGNQITLNGRTLAGAWLQQRGTDGQVKTHLSDGAFRQFMGVDFLSSNSAARQPVEWFSPVNQPLLLATRLLKGYRYLDITNFAQTAGWQLQANGDILAIAIPKAQIKDIRQSQQPSGVSNLPFRSARIVLDLDRPAPWQLSQGLPINRPVDSDGPTTQATTPPNREWVVILEGTADPALIQRYAPTTSLANPLQKLPAQPTPQPLIRKLEVVNNRTIISLSVPFGMSPQIITLADPNRLVIDLRADALVQRDITWASGLRWRQQFVNLGTERFPVVWLDINPRQAGLTLKPIGTEPNTQTGTAPLIQMAPQSSAVAAINAGYFNRNNRLPLGAVRRDGQWLSGPILNRGAIAWNDSGQFYFGRLTLQETLIAPNNQRLPILFLNSGYVQSGIARYTPTWGTSYTPLTDNEILLVVQKDRVTNQLPGGKSGETAVPIPQDGYLLTLRANATATASKLPIGTAVSITSGTNSADFNRYPQIMGAGPLLVQNNKIVLDAEGEKFSKAFSTQKAVRSGICTTASGSLLIAAVHNRAGGLGPTLAEHAQLMKNIGCVNALNLDGGSSTSLYLGGQLLDRSPNTAARVHNGIGVFLQQQ; from the coding sequence ATGTCCTATCGTCGCCGCCGAAAAAATCACAGCGCTGTAGCCAAAAAGGCTAATCAAAAGTTGTTCAGGTCTCTAGCGCCAACAATCATAGCCATTATATTGTGCTTATCTGCCACTTGGGCGACAAGCGCCCAGGAAGCCCAGATTAATACCCAACCTCCAGGCTTGATTCTCCAGTCACCCACCTCTCCCGCCGCAGCATTAGCTTCTGGGAACCAAATTACCCTCAATGGTCGTACCTTAGCAGGGGCTTGGTTGCAGCAACGTGGAACAGACGGTCAGGTAAAAACTCATCTGAGTGATGGGGCATTTAGGCAGTTCATGGGAGTAGATTTTTTAAGCAGCAACAGTGCAGCCAGACAACCAGTGGAGTGGTTTTCACCAGTTAACCAGCCATTGCTTTTGGCTACAAGATTGTTAAAAGGGTATCGCTATCTTGATATTACTAATTTTGCCCAAACAGCAGGTTGGCAATTGCAAGCCAATGGCGATATTTTGGCGATCGCAATTCCCAAAGCGCAAATCAAAGATATTCGTCAAAGTCAGCAACCGTCAGGAGTGAGCAATCTTCCTTTCCGGTCAGCTCGCATCGTCTTAGATTTAGATCGTCCCGCACCTTGGCAACTTTCCCAAGGCTTACCCATAAATAGACCTGTTGACTCTGACGGTCCGACCACCCAAGCAACCACACCACCCAATAGAGAGTGGGTAGTGATATTAGAAGGCACAGCTGACCCGGCTTTAATCCAACGCTACGCGCCCACAACATCACTGGCGAATCCGCTCCAAAAATTACCCGCACAACCAACCCCTCAACCACTGATTAGAAAATTGGAGGTAGTCAACAACCGGACAATTATTAGTCTGAGTGTGCCGTTTGGGATGTCTCCCCAGATCATTACCTTAGCAGACCCTAATCGCCTGGTGATTGATCTTCGTGCCGATGCCCTGGTACAAAGAGATATTACTTGGGCTTCTGGATTGCGCTGGCGACAACAATTTGTCAATTTAGGTACAGAACGCTTTCCTGTAGTTTGGTTAGATATTAATCCCCGCCAAGCTGGGTTAACGTTAAAACCCATTGGTACAGAACCCAACACCCAGACGGGTACTGCACCGCTAATTCAAATGGCTCCGCAGTCTTCAGCCGTAGCAGCAATTAACGCTGGTTATTTCAACCGCAATAATAGATTACCTTTGGGAGCGGTTCGTCGGGATGGTCAGTGGTTATCAGGGCCAATTCTCAACCGGGGAGCGATCGCCTGGAATGATTCTGGGCAATTTTACTTCGGTCGTCTCACCTTACAAGAAACTTTAATCGCTCCCAATAATCAGAGATTACCGATTCTGTTTCTCAATAGTGGCTACGTTCAGAGTGGTATTGCTCGTTACACCCCAACTTGGGGAACTAGCTACACCCCGTTAACAGACAACGAAATTCTCCTTGTTGTCCAAAAAGACCGAGTGACAAATCAGTTACCCGGTGGAAAATCTGGAGAAACAGCCGTTCCCATACCTCAGGATGGCTACCTCTTAACCTTACGTGCCAATGCTACTGCGACTGCATCAAAATTGCCCATTGGCACAGCAGTCAGCATTACAAGCGGCACTAATTCGGCTGACTTTAACCGCTATCCCCAGATTATGGGAGCCGGGCCGCTGTTAGTACAAAACAATAAAATTGTCCTTGATGCTGAAGGCGAAAAATTTAGCAAAGCTTTTAGTACACAAAAAGCTGTTCGCAGTGGTATTTGCACAACAGCAAGCGGCTCTTTGCTGATTGCGGCTGTGCATAATCGGGCTGGTGGGTTAGGACCAACCTTAGCGGAACACGCCCAATTAATGAAGAATATTGGTTGTGTGAACGCCCTGAATTTAGACGGTGGTAGTTCAACCAGCCTTTATCTAGGAGGACAACTACTCGACCGTTCCCCCAATACTGCTGCACGTGTCCACAACGGTATTGGCGTTTTCTTGCAACAACAGTAA
- a CDS encoding polysaccharide deacetylase family protein encodes MENNKSFLWSQGILIALLALSATLSMSLMLLIKPHASDAQSKQIIDRNNLSAAKIGTQQRIEKLKATMLTSWQQEANTKGYASAVSARFQGATIQAVKLEKGKKVIALTFDDGPWPETTSQTLDILKKNNIKGTFFVVGQNVKKYPHLVTRVVAEGHAIGNHTWHHWYHYMNPKAAAYEIDHTTDLIYKTTGVKTNLFRPPGGIMHNGVAAYARNSKYAIIMWSSDSLDYARPSVPKLVNNVFRNAESGGIVLLHDGGGNRSQTVQALPEIISKFRKQGYSFVTVPELLAMEEKSQKLIANNK; translated from the coding sequence GTGGAAAACAATAAGTCGTTTCTTTGGTCGCAAGGAATATTAATTGCGTTACTGGCCTTAAGTGCTACATTAAGCATGAGCTTAATGTTACTCATCAAGCCCCATGCTTCTGATGCTCAGAGCAAACAAATTATAGATAGGAATAATTTATCTGCCGCCAAAATAGGCACTCAGCAAAGGATTGAGAAGTTAAAGGCGACTATGCTCACAAGTTGGCAGCAAGAAGCAAACACCAAGGGTTATGCCTCTGCTGTATCAGCACGCTTTCAAGGGGCGACGATTCAGGCTGTGAAGCTGGAGAAAGGTAAAAAAGTCATTGCGCTGACTTTTGATGATGGCCCTTGGCCGGAAACAACTTCACAAACCTTAGATATTCTCAAAAAAAATAATATCAAAGGGACATTTTTTGTGGTTGGGCAGAATGTGAAAAAATATCCCCACCTAGTAACGCGGGTGGTTGCTGAAGGTCACGCTATTGGTAATCATACTTGGCATCATTGGTATCATTATATGAACCCCAAAGCGGCAGCCTACGAAATCGATCACACAACAGACCTAATTTATAAAACTACTGGTGTCAAAACAAATTTGTTTCGACCACCTGGGGGGATCATGCACAATGGGGTGGCTGCCTACGCTAGAAATAGCAAGTATGCCATCATTATGTGGTCATCTGACTCATTAGACTATGCCCGTCCTAGTGTGCCAAAGTTAGTTAATAATGTGTTCAGAAACGCAGAATCTGGTGGTATTGTGCTATTGCATGATGGTGGTGGTAATCGCTCCCAAACGGTGCAAGCTTTACCAGAAATTATTAGTAAGTTTCGCAAGCAAGGTTATAGTTTTGTCACTGTTCCAGAGCTTTTAGCGATGGAAGAAAAGTCCCAAAAATTGATAGCAAATAACAAGTAA
- a CDS encoding ArnT family glycosyltransferase, whose amino-acid sequence MRPFQEKEWLFSLVVGSLILWLIFLGNLPLRDWDEGTVAQVAREIWRAPVGSMGWLYPILGDEPYHNKPPLIHLLIAWAYSVGGVNEWTTRLPSAVLTALGVPILYLVGGLVFQQNLPALFAALVYLTMLPIVRHGRLAMLDGASITFFLLLLFFVLKARQNKYYALGVGICLGLITLTKGMLVLLLGAIACVFVIAERQLNLWKNPYFWAGIFFGTAAPLAWYVAQWQYYGSNFLQINFQAQTFNRLVQSVEGNSGPPWYYLIELIKYGFPWLIFLPGGLYLAAKKRHTTWARLVLIGTIVYFVTISLMRTKLPWYIMPVYPFLALAIGAKLSEVWQHHHLIKKYWAVFLAIIAVAGVGGCIYFAVADPQPVLIAMSLVLAISMSVAAWLIKQRDRLFIPVLISGMYLVLSLLMSSQSWIWELNEAFPVKPVAELIRAHVSPGTKVYASFAYHRPSLDFYCDCQVIPADVTVLQKMWLDKSYLLLDHASLQNLNLSGGQVLGTSEEFTLIYSDSHLNRYYKNYSTTDKHR is encoded by the coding sequence ATGCGTCCATTCCAAGAAAAAGAATGGTTATTTAGCTTGGTTGTGGGATCTCTGATTCTCTGGCTAATATTTTTGGGAAACTTACCTTTACGTGATTGGGATGAGGGTACTGTAGCACAGGTTGCCCGTGAAATTTGGCGCGCCCCAGTTGGTTCGATGGGTTGGCTTTACCCAATTTTGGGAGATGAACCATATCACAACAAACCACCTCTGATACATTTACTAATTGCTTGGGCTTACTCTGTAGGAGGGGTGAATGAGTGGACGACACGCTTACCTAGTGCAGTATTAACTGCCTTGGGAGTACCTATACTGTACTTAGTCGGTGGTTTGGTTTTTCAGCAAAATTTGCCAGCTTTGTTTGCGGCTTTGGTTTATTTAACAATGTTGCCTATAGTACGTCATGGACGACTGGCGATGCTAGATGGGGCGAGTATTACTTTTTTCTTATTATTGTTATTTTTTGTGCTGAAAGCACGTCAAAATAAATACTATGCTTTAGGTGTGGGTATTTGCTTGGGGCTAATTACTCTGACAAAGGGGATGCTTGTTTTGTTGCTGGGGGCGATCGCTTGTGTATTCGTGATTGCTGAGAGACAATTAAATTTGTGGAAAAATCCCTATTTTTGGGCGGGAATATTTTTCGGTACGGCTGCACCTTTGGCTTGGTATGTTGCCCAATGGCAATATTATGGCAGTAATTTCTTACAAATAAACTTTCAGGCACAAACCTTTAACCGTCTTGTGCAGTCTGTAGAAGGTAATAGTGGACCTCCTTGGTACTATTTAATTGAGTTAATCAAATATGGTTTTCCCTGGTTGATATTTTTGCCGGGAGGGTTATATTTAGCTGCGAAAAAACGTCATACTACTTGGGCGCGTCTCGTTCTGATTGGGACAATTGTTTATTTTGTCACCATTTCTTTGATGAGAACTAAACTCCCGTGGTATATCATGCCTGTTTATCCCTTTTTAGCTTTAGCAATTGGGGCGAAACTAAGCGAAGTTTGGCAACATCACCATTTAATTAAAAAATATTGGGCAGTATTTTTAGCTATTATTGCTGTCGCAGGTGTGGGAGGATGTATTTACTTTGCTGTTGCAGATCCTCAGCCTGTGTTGATAGCCATGAGTCTGGTTTTGGCAATCAGTATGAGTGTAGCAGCTTGGCTAATTAAACAGCGCGATCGCTTGTTTATTCCCGTCCTAATTTCGGGAATGTATTTAGTTTTATCACTATTAATGAGTTCGCAATCCTGGATTTGGGAATTAAACGAAGCCTTTCCGGTAAAGCCAGTGGCGGAATTAATTCGCGCCCATGTTTCACCAGGAACTAAAGTTTATGCTTCTTTTGCATATCATCGTCCTAGTTTAGATTTTTATTGTGATTGTCAAGTCATTCCCGCAGATGTCACAGTTTTACAAAAAATGTGGTTAGATAAATCTTATTTACTATTAGATCATGCCAGTTTACAGAATCTCAATTTATCTGGCGGTCAAGTCTTAGGCACATCTGAAGAGTTTACCTTAATTTATAGCGATTCCCACCTCAACAGGTACTACAAGAATTATTCGACCACAGATAAACACAGATAA
- a CDS encoding glutamate synthase-related protein, translated as MKDKAMHQSQTMNFSDINSQENYQGQRWLVEERDACGVGFIAHRQNNASHEIVSKALAALTCLEHRGGCSADQDSGDGAGILTAIPWELFQKDYTPGKVAVGMLFLPQNPEIAQKIKATVEQIAAEEKLTVLGWRVVPVQPHLLGRQAKENQPQIEQVFLASADKSGEELERELYITRRRIFKATKNISEEFYICSLSSRTIVYKGMVRSAILGDFYLDLKNPAYKSAFAVYHRRFSTNTLPKWPLAQPMRLLGHNGEINTLLGNINWMTAREASLNHPVWGDRADEFKPLVHIDNSDSATLDNVLELMVLSGRSPLEALMMMVPEAYQNQPSLAKYPEIVDFYEYYSGLQESWDGPALLVFSDGEKVGATLDRNGLRPARYVITKDDYIFVASEAGVVDIPEANIVEKGRLGPGQMIAVDLVNHEVLKNWEIKQRIAKQHPYGEWLKQYRQELKNLVSQPLSVNGNGNGHSPTNTIDKQTLLRHQLAFGYTTEDVEMVIQPMAAEGKEATFCMGDDIPLAVLSEKPHLLYDYFKQRFAQVTNPAIDPLREKLVMSLNVELGERGNLLEVKPEHARKLKLESPVLTETELEAIRLSGFATAELSTLFAIANGPDGLKEAVESLQAQAVESVKAGAKILILSDRHLEGESGIGTEYTYIPPLLAAGAVHHHLIRQGLRTKTSLIVNTAQCWSTHHFACLIGYGVDAVCPYTALDTVRSWWFEPKTQSFMERGKIATLTLEEAIGNYRQAINSGLLKILSKMGISLLSSYQAAQIFEAIGIGGDLLALGFYGTTSRIGGLSVRELAQEVLSFHSKAFPELTAKKLENLGFVQCLPKGEYHMNNPELAKALHKAVDGKQYDHYEVYKQHLQGRPVTALRDLLDFESDRSPIPLEEVESVSEILKRFCTGGMSLGALSREAHETLAIAMNRIGGKSNSGEGGEDPVRYQVINDVDAAGKSPTLPHLHGLRNGDTASSAIKQVASGRFGVTPGYLSSARQIEIKIAQGAKPGEGGQLPGTKVSPYIAMLRRSKPGVTLISPPPHHDIYSIEDLAQLIFDLHQINPKAQVSVKLVAEIGIGTIAAGVAKANADIIQISGHDGGTGASPLSSIKHAGSPWELGLSEVHRVLMQNGLRDRVILRVDGGLKSGWDVVIGALMGGEEFGFGSIAMIAEGCIMARICHTNNCPVGVASQKEELRKRFTGMPEHVVNFFCFIAEEVRQLLAKLGYRSLLDIVGRADLLTRRAEATVTKTQGLNLDCLIQLPDAKNDRSWLVHEEVHSNGAVIDDQLLADAEIQAAISNQSTVSKSLRIVNTDRTVGARLAGAIASQYGDSGFEGQINLNFQGSVGQSFGAFNLPGMILSLEGEANDYVGKGMHGGEIIIKPPADATYDPSQNVIVGNTCLYGSTGGVLFANGLAGERFAVRNSKGMAVIEGAGDHCCEYMTGGVIVVLGKVGRNVGAGMTGGLAYFLDEDHSFPELVNPEIVKIQRVLTAAGAKQLQELIKNHGDRTGSPKAKMILQNWQEYLPKFWQLVPPSEADSPEANPQAVLEKQLSSV; from the coding sequence ATGAAAGATAAAGCGATGCATCAATCACAAACAATGAATTTTTCGGATATTAACTCTCAAGAGAATTATCAGGGACAAAGGTGGTTAGTAGAAGAACGAGATGCCTGTGGTGTAGGTTTTATTGCTCATCGCCAGAATAATGCCAGCCACGAAATTGTGTCAAAGGCTTTAGCTGCTTTGACCTGCTTAGAACACAGGGGTGGTTGCAGCGCTGACCAAGATTCTGGTGATGGTGCAGGAATATTGACAGCTATCCCTTGGGAATTGTTCCAAAAAGACTACACCCCTGGAAAAGTAGCGGTAGGAATGTTATTTTTGCCGCAAAATCCTGAAATAGCCCAAAAAATTAAGGCTACTGTGGAGCAAATAGCCGCAGAAGAAAAATTAACTGTCTTGGGTTGGCGAGTAGTACCAGTACAACCTCATTTACTGGGGAGACAAGCGAAGGAAAATCAACCCCAGATAGAACAAGTTTTTCTAGCATCAGCTGATAAGAGTGGTGAAGAACTAGAAAGAGAACTATATATCACCCGCAGAAGAATTTTCAAAGCTACCAAAAATATTTCTGAAGAATTCTATATTTGCTCTTTGTCCAGTCGCACAATTGTTTATAAAGGCATGGTGCGTTCTGCGATTTTGGGAGACTTTTATCTGGATTTAAAAAACCCAGCTTACAAGAGTGCTTTTGCTGTTTATCATCGCCGCTTTAGTACTAACACCCTGCCTAAGTGGCCTTTAGCTCAACCGATGCGGCTATTGGGTCACAATGGTGAAATTAATACTTTATTGGGTAATATCAACTGGATGACGGCACGAGAAGCCAGCCTGAATCATCCAGTCTGGGGCGATCGCGCGGATGAATTCAAGCCTTTAGTTCACATTGATAATAGTGACTCGGCGACTTTAGATAACGTCCTGGAATTAATGGTGCTTTCTGGACGAAGCCCCTTGGAAGCTTTAATGATGATGGTTCCAGAGGCATACCAAAATCAGCCTTCTTTGGCTAAATATCCAGAAATTGTTGATTTTTACGAATATTACAGTGGTCTGCAAGAATCCTGGGATGGTCCAGCACTTTTAGTATTTAGTGATGGTGAAAAAGTTGGCGCGACATTAGACCGGAATGGTTTAAGACCAGCTCGTTACGTGATTACGAAAGATGATTATATTTTTGTGGCTTCCGAAGCTGGTGTAGTGGATATCCCAGAAGCCAACATTGTGGAAAAAGGCAGACTTGGCCCAGGACAAATGATTGCTGTGGACTTAGTCAATCATGAAGTGCTGAAAAATTGGGAAATTAAGCAGCGTATCGCCAAGCAGCATCCTTATGGGGAATGGTTAAAACAATATCGTCAAGAACTGAAAAATCTTGTTAGTCAGCCTTTATCAGTCAACGGTAATGGTAACGGTCATTCTCCTACAAACACAATTGACAAACAAACTTTACTGCGTCATCAATTAGCCTTTGGCTACACCACAGAAGATGTAGAAATGGTAATTCAACCAATGGCGGCTGAGGGTAAAGAGGCGACTTTCTGCATGGGGGATGATATTCCTTTGGCGGTGCTGTCAGAAAAACCTCACCTGCTGTATGACTATTTCAAACAGCGTTTTGCTCAAGTGACTAACCCAGCTATTGACCCGTTACGGGAAAAGTTGGTGATGTCTCTGAATGTGGAACTGGGTGAACGGGGTAATTTACTAGAAGTGAAGCCAGAACACGCCCGAAAACTGAAATTAGAATCGCCTGTGTTGACTGAAACGGAATTAGAAGCAATTCGGTTATCAGGATTTGCGACGGCGGAATTATCGACGTTGTTTGCTATTGCTAACGGTCCCGACGGTTTGAAAGAGGCTGTAGAGTCTTTGCAAGCACAAGCTGTGGAATCTGTCAAGGCAGGGGCGAAGATTTTAATTTTGAGCGATCGCCACCTGGAAGGAGAAAGTGGTATTGGTACTGAATATACCTATATTCCGCCTTTGTTAGCCGCAGGTGCTGTACATCATCATTTGATTCGGCAAGGATTGCGAACAAAAACTTCGCTGATTGTGAATACAGCCCAGTGCTGGAGTACACATCATTTTGCTTGTCTGATTGGTTATGGTGTGGATGCTGTTTGTCCTTACACAGCTTTGGATACTGTCCGCAGTTGGTGGTTTGAACCCAAAACCCAAAGCTTCATGGAGCGGGGTAAAATTGCTACTTTGACTTTAGAGGAAGCTATCGGAAATTACCGCCAAGCGATCAATTCAGGTTTACTGAAAATTCTCTCGAAGATGGGAATTTCTCTACTTTCGAGCTATCAAGCAGCACAAATTTTTGAGGCTATTGGTATTGGTGGGGATTTATTAGCACTGGGATTCTATGGCACAACTTCCCGCATTGGTGGGTTGAGTGTGAGGGAATTGGCGCAAGAGGTGCTGTCTTTCCATAGCAAGGCTTTTCCAGAACTGACTGCGAAGAAGTTAGAAAATTTGGGTTTTGTGCAGTGTCTTCCCAAGGGTGAATACCACATGAATAACCCGGAATTGGCGAAGGCGCTGCATAAGGCGGTGGATGGGAAGCAATATGATCACTATGAGGTTTACAAACAGCATCTGCAAGGCCGACCGGTGACAGCTTTGCGTGATTTGTTGGATTTTGAAAGCGATCGCTCGCCAATTCCTTTAGAGGAAGTAGAATCAGTCAGTGAGATTCTCAAACGCTTCTGCACTGGTGGGATGTCTTTGGGCGCGTTGTCACGAGAAGCCCATGAAACTTTGGCGATCGCCATGAACCGCATTGGCGGAAAATCTAACTCAGGGGAAGGCGGAGAAGATCCAGTCCGCTATCAGGTGATTAATGATGTAGACGCAGCAGGTAAATCCCCAACTTTACCACATTTACATGGATTGCGGAATGGTGATACTGCTTCTAGTGCCATTAAACAAGTCGCATCAGGACGCTTTGGTGTCACCCCAGGATATTTAAGCAGCGCCAGACAAATTGAAATCAAAATTGCCCAAGGTGCAAAACCTGGGGAAGGTGGACAACTACCAGGGACAAAAGTTAGTCCTTACATTGCCATGTTACGGCGCTCTAAGCCCGGTGTGACACTGATTTCACCACCACCCCACCATGATATTTATTCAATTGAAGATTTAGCACAGCTAATTTTTGACCTGCACCAAATTAACCCCAAAGCACAGGTATCAGTCAAATTGGTGGCAGAAATTGGCATTGGGACGATTGCGGCGGGTGTAGCCAAAGCAAACGCCGATATTATTCAAATCTCTGGTCATGATGGTGGTACTGGTGCATCGCCTCTGAGTTCAATTAAACACGCTGGTTCGCCGTGGGAACTCGGTTTAAGTGAAGTACATCGAGTTTTGATGCAAAACGGACTGCGCGATCGCGTAATTTTGCGTGTAGACGGTGGGCTAAAAAGTGGTTGGGATGTGGTAATAGGTGCATTGATGGGTGGTGAGGAATTTGGTTTTGGTTCCATCGCCATGATTGCAGAAGGCTGTATTATGGCGCGGATTTGCCACACCAATAACTGCCCCGTGGGTGTTGCTTCTCAGAAGGAAGAACTCCGCAAACGGTTCACAGGAATGCCGGAACACGTTGTGAATTTCTTCTGCTTTATTGCGGAAGAAGTGCGTCAGCTACTAGCAAAACTGGGATACCGTTCTTTGTTGGATATCGTTGGTCGTGCTGATTTGTTGACAAGACGCGCCGAAGCAACAGTTACCAAAACCCAAGGACTCAACCTCGACTGTTTAATTCAGCTACCAGATGCCAAAAATGATCGTAGCTGGTTGGTACATGAAGAAGTCCACAGCAACGGTGCGGTGATCGATGACCAATTGCTGGCTGATGCGGAAATTCAGGCGGCTATTAGCAATCAATCCACTGTTAGCAAAAGCTTACGGATAGTCAACACCGATAGAACAGTGGGCGCAAGGTTGGCAGGGGCGATCGCTTCCCAATATGGTGATAGTGGATTTGAAGGACAAATTAACCTCAACTTCCAAGGTAGTGTGGGACAAAGCTTTGGTGCTTTCAACCTTCCTGGCATGATTCTCTCATTAGAAGGAGAAGCCAACGACTATGTAGGTAAGGGAATGCACGGTGGTGAAATCATCATCAAACCCCCGGCTGATGCTACTTATGACCCATCACAAAATGTAATTGTTGGCAACACCTGTCTATATGGTTCTACCGGTGGGGTATTGTTTGCCAACGGTTTAGCCGGAGAACGCTTTGCTGTACGCAACTCTAAAGGTATGGCAGTGATTGAAGGGGCTGGGGATCATTGCTGCGAGTACATGACTGGTGGCGTGATTGTTGTCCTGGGCAAAGTTGGGCGTAACGTCGGCGCAGGGATGACTGGGGGACTGGCTTATTTCTTAGATGAAGATCATTCATTCCCGGAATTAGTCAATCCCGAAATTGTCAAAATCCAGCGAGTGCTGACAGCAGCCGGTGCTAAACAACTGCAAGAATTAATTAAAAATCATGGCGATCGCACTGGTTCACCAAAAGCGAAAATGATTCTGCAAAATTGGCAAGAATATTTGCCTAAGTTCTGGCAGTTAGTACCACCTTCTGAAGCTGATAGTCCAGAAGCAAATCCCCAAGCTGTTCTAGAAAAACAGTTGAGTTCAGTTTAG
- the dxr gene encoding 1-deoxy-D-xylulose-5-phosphate reductoisomerase has translation MKAITLVGSTGSIGTQTLDIVTQYPDQFRIVGLAAGSNVQMLAAQIRQFRPSIAAISAEEKLPELQEAIKDLDPQPILLAGISGVIEVARYGDAETVVTGIVGCAGLLPTIAAIEAGKDIALANKETLIAGGPVVLPLVEKHGVKLLPADSEHSAIFQCLQGIPKGGLRRILLTASGGAFRDWDVEKLAQVTVADALKHPNWSMGRKITVDSATLMNKGLEVIEAHFLFGLDYEDIDIVIHPQSIIHSLIELQDTSVLAQLGWPDMRLPLLYALSWPERIYTDWERLDLVKAGNLTFREPDHQKYPCMQLAYAAGKAGGSMPAVLNAANEQVVALFLEEKIKFLDIPRCIELVCDRHQNDNCKNPALDDILAADKWARQEVLTVANKLESSSQVISLHQTTP, from the coding sequence GTGAAAGCTATTACTCTTGTTGGTTCTACTGGCTCAATCGGTACTCAAACTTTAGATATCGTTACACAGTATCCCGATCAGTTTCGGATTGTCGGATTGGCTGCTGGAAGCAATGTGCAGATGTTGGCGGCTCAAATTCGGCAGTTTCGACCAAGTATCGCGGCGATTTCTGCTGAGGAGAAATTACCAGAACTCCAGGAAGCTATCAAAGACCTTGATCCCCAACCGATTTTACTCGCTGGTATTTCTGGGGTGATAGAAGTCGCCCGTTATGGTGATGCAGAAACTGTAGTTACGGGGATTGTGGGTTGTGCTGGTTTATTACCGACTATCGCCGCTATTGAAGCTGGTAAAGATATCGCTTTGGCGAATAAAGAAACTTTGATTGCTGGTGGTCCTGTGGTTCTACCTCTAGTAGAAAAGCATGGTGTAAAATTATTACCTGCTGATTCTGAGCATTCTGCAATATTTCAATGTCTCCAAGGTATTCCCAAGGGTGGCTTACGGCGAATTTTGCTGACGGCTTCTGGTGGGGCTTTCCGAGATTGGGATGTAGAAAAGTTAGCTCAGGTGACGGTTGCTGATGCTCTGAAGCATCCTAACTGGTCGATGGGGCGGAAAATTACCGTGGACTCAGCGACTTTGATGAATAAGGGTCTGGAGGTGATTGAGGCTCACTTTTTGTTTGGCTTGGATTATGAAGATATTGATATTGTCATTCATCCCCAGAGTATTATTCACTCGCTGATTGAGTTGCAGGATACATCTGTTTTAGCTCAACTCGGTTGGCCGGATATGCGTTTACCTTTACTTTATGCTTTATCTTGGCCTGAGCGCATCTACACTGACTGGGAAAGGCTAGATTTGGTGAAGGCTGGTAATTTAACTTTCCGTGAACCAGACCACCAGAAGTATCCTTGTATGCAGTTGGCTTATGCTGCTGGTAAGGCTGGGGGTTCGATGCCGGCGGTGTTAAATGCTGCCAATGAACAGGTTGTGGCGTTATTTTTAGAGGAGAAAATTAAATTTCTAGATATTCCCCGATGTATCGAATTAGTGTGCGATCGCCATCAAAATGATAACTGTAAAAATCCTGCTTTAGATGATATTTTGGCAGCAGATAAATGGGCAAGGCAAGAAGTTTTAACGGTAGCTAACAAGTTAGAATCTTCTTCGCAAGTAATTTCGCTGCACCAAACAACTCCATAA
- a CDS encoding phosphomannose isomerase type II C-terminal cupin domain, with protein sequence MAQLQETTQTNTLPLPVAIANKSVAATELRPWGSFTVLEEGRGYKIKRIEVKPGHRLSLQMHHHRSEHWIVVSGTARVVCGEQEVLLSNNESTYVPQCTSHRLENPGVIPLVLIEVQNGEYLGEDDIIRYQDDYARTKD encoded by the coding sequence ATGGCGCAACTTCAAGAAACCACACAAACTAACACTCTGCCTCTACCCGTGGCGATCGCTAATAAAAGCGTTGCAGCAACTGAGCTGCGTCCTTGGGGTTCTTTTACAGTGTTGGAAGAAGGGCGCGGATATAAAATTAAGCGGATCGAAGTTAAGCCTGGACACCGCCTCAGTCTGCAAATGCACCATCACCGCAGCGAACATTGGATTGTTGTCTCTGGTACAGCTAGGGTCGTTTGTGGCGAGCAAGAAGTACTACTTAGCAACAATGAATCAACCTATGTTCCTCAATGTACATCCCATCGTCTAGAGAACCCCGGTGTGATTCCTTTAGTGTTAATTGAAGTCCAAAATGGTGAATATTTAGGTGAAGATGATATTATTCGCTATCAAGATGACTATGCTCGTACCAAGGATTAA